A DNA window from Arachis hypogaea cultivar Tifrunner chromosome 18, arahy.Tifrunner.gnm2.J5K5, whole genome shotgun sequence contains the following coding sequences:
- the LOC112771383 gene encoding organelle RRM domain-containing protein 2, mitochondrial translates to MGKCFLFLMGTLVSVPKVHWYKWKWLFSRYFYSPTATITLLFSLNRNYQTSQTLPMALRAAAAIAAAQPSSRGLLRLLSSRSAYPPSTTAAVFARQAVEPKSSVFVSGLNKRTTSERLLQEFSKFGEVVRTRVMIDRTGCSKGYGFVQYATIEEAAKGIENMNGKFLDGWVIFVEYAKSIPEPRQQCPRHLRQ, encoded by the exons atgggTAAATGTTTCCTTTTTTTAATGGGTACTCTTGTCAGCGTTCCTAAAGTCCATTGGTACAAATGGAAATGGTTGTTTTCCAGATATTTTTACTCCCCAACTGCAACAATAACATTGCTTTTCAGCTTAAACCGTAACTACCAAACCTCCCAAACCCTGCCAATGGCTTTGAGGGCGGCAGCGGCTATAGCTGCAGCGCAACCTTCGTCGCGCGGTTTATTGCGGCTGCTTTCGAGCCGTTCTGCTTATCCGCCGTCGACTACTGCCGCAGTGTTTGCTCGACAGGCGGTGGAGCCCAAATCCTCCGTCTTCGTTTCCG GGCTTAACAAACGGACGACATCCGAACGCCTACTCCaagaattttctaagtttggtgaagTTGTTCGCA CTAGGGTGATGATCGATAGAACAGGTTGTTCTAAAGGGTACGGTTTTGTACAATATGCCACTATAGAAGAGGCTGCAAAGGGCATCGAAAACATGAATGGAAAG TTTTTGGATGGTTGGGTTATATTTGTAGAGTATGCCAAATCTATCCCAGAACCTAGACAGCAATGTCCCCGGCATCTCCGGCAGTAG